Proteins from a single region of Candidatus Binatia bacterium:
- the recR gene encoding recombination mediator RecR, which produces MTTVAGPVARLINELSKLPTIGPKTAARLVFYLLNRPRNEAQSLAEAILSVKDNVLFCSICYSLAESDPCEFCTDDQRDGATICVVAEAKDVYAIERAGAFKGRYHVLGGLISPMDGIGPAQLHLRELVERIGRDEPREIILATNPNAEGEATALYLSRLLQPLGVEVTRLAYGLPIGGDLDYADEMTIAKALEGRRSI; this is translated from the coding sequence CACGATCGGTCCGAAGACGGCGGCGCGTTTGGTCTTTTATCTGTTGAACCGGCCGCGCAACGAGGCGCAGAGCCTCGCCGAGGCGATCCTATCCGTCAAAGACAACGTGCTCTTCTGTTCGATCTGCTATTCGCTGGCCGAGAGCGATCCGTGCGAATTCTGCACGGACGATCAACGCGACGGCGCGACGATCTGCGTGGTGGCGGAGGCGAAGGACGTCTACGCGATCGAGCGCGCCGGCGCATTCAAGGGCCGCTATCACGTGTTGGGCGGCTTGATCTCGCCGATGGATGGCATCGGTCCCGCGCAGCTTCATCTCCGGGAGCTGGTGGAACGTATCGGCCGCGATGAGCCGCGCGAAATCATCCTCGCCACGAATCCCAACGCGGAGGGGGAGGCGACGGCGCTGTACCTCTCGCGCCTCCTGCAGCCGCTTGGAGTGGAAGTGACGCGACTCGCGTATGGCCTTCCGATCGGCGGCGACCTCGATTACGCCGACGAAATGACAATCGCCAAAGCGCTCGAAGGCCGCCGCTCGATTTAA
- a CDS encoding MOSC domain-containing protein, translating to MLIGTIDALRRYPIKSLAGETLESVEVGESGIPGDRAGAFFVRSGSERIGKLYRGKEHDRLHLVATPGAARAAAAARGVNVELQNGTHYFDDAPVSLLVDRWLDSLSAHVGYAVEWERFRPNFFVRGADGFDQEEAALVGDDLELGSVLLRVRCPIERCVTPTYHPRGGVTDPRILRFLAQQRNTWMGIYCDVVRPGVVRVGDDVKADERTIA from the coding sequence ATGCTGATCGGCACGATCGACGCGCTGCGGCGCTACCCCATCAAGAGTCTGGCCGGCGAGACGCTCGAGTCCGTCGAGGTCGGCGAGTCGGGCATCCCGGGCGATCGCGCCGGCGCCTTCTTCGTTCGCTCCGGTTCGGAGCGCATCGGCAAGCTCTATCGCGGCAAAGAGCACGACCGGCTGCATCTCGTTGCGACGCCCGGCGCCGCCCGCGCGGCCGCCGCGGCGCGCGGCGTCAACGTGGAGCTCCAAAACGGGACGCACTACTTCGACGACGCGCCCGTGTCGTTGCTCGTCGATCGGTGGCTCGACTCATTGAGCGCGCACGTCGGCTATGCCGTCGAGTGGGAGCGCTTTCGACCGAACTTCTTCGTGCGCGGCGCGGACGGGTTCGATCAGGAGGAAGCGGCGCTGGTCGGAGATGACCTCGAACTTGGAAGCGTTCTGCTGCGCGTGCGTTGCCCGATCGAGCGCTGCGTCACGCCGACGTATCATCCGCGCGGCGGCGTAACCGATCCGCGCATTCTCCGTTTCCTCGCGCAACAGCGCAACACGTGGATGGGGATCTATTGCGACGTCGTGCGACCCGGCGTCGTGCGAGTAGGCGACGACGTAAAAGCTGATGAGCGCACGATTGCATGA